Within the Flavobacterium sp. 9R genome, the region CTGATAAAAAATTAATTGAAGAAAGACATAACGAGAGTAAGTAATTTTATTTTTATTCTAAAGGATACACTGAAAAGTGTATCCTTTTTTTTTGCCTTTTATTATCAAATATCCCCAAATTTATTAACCTATTTTTTATGTCAAGTTTTAGATTTTTTATTTATTTAATTATTTTTCTTAATTTTTCTGTTTATTCTCAAAGTATTAAAAGTCCTATTGTTCTTGCTTATTTTCCTTCATGGTCTGAATCTTTTGCCGGTGCTGGGCAAAATTCTAAATTAAGGGAAATTCCATCTTATGTTAATGTTGTTTTTTTATCTTTTGCAAAACCAGACTTGCAATATAGTAAAGGGTCATTGGATATTTCAAAAACTGGAATTGAAGTGCCATATGATGGTTGTGCATTAAAAGAAAGTATTTATGCTCTTAAACAAAAAGGGACAAAAGTAATATTGTCAATTGGTGGTGAAACGTTTTGGACTGATAGTGCTATCTATTCAAAAATAAATTATTCGCAAATTAAAGATCTTGTTGATGATTTTGGATTTGCTGGTATTGATTGGGATTTTGAACCTAACGGCTCCTTTCAAGAAATTGGCTCAAAAGACAATGTGCAACATTTTATTGATTTTTTTACAAAATCTAGAGCTTTGATGCCAAGAAGTGAGGGTTATATTTTAGCTTGTGCTCCTGCAGGTGCTGGTGCTATGGGCGGTCAAAACAATGATGATGCAAGTTCCCCATACGCATATGCTAAGAGGAATGCTTTAACAGGAGAATCAGATACTAATTTGTATAGTGCTACAGCACCAACAAATGGTATTAGTTTGTTTGGATTTAGTTCTACCGGGCATATGATTCCTGTCTTTAAAGCGGTTGGGAATTTGATAGATATTGTTGCATTTCAGGGTTATAATATTGGTGCTAGCGTAAATAGAAAAATAATGTATGATTCTTATGCGTATTATGCTGAGAAATATGGTTTTTCTGTTGCTGCGGGTATCCATTATCCAAACGAACCTTGGGGGCCGTATTATGAATACAATCATCAAAATGTTGCTGATTTATCCTCACATATAAAAAATTATTCTTCTCGTATTGGAGATAATGATGGTATTATGATTTGGCAATTGTTGTTAAAAGGAGCTAATAGCTCTAGTTATTCTTACTTAAATATTGCTTCAAATATATTAAATGGTCAAACAAAAGATTTAGCTATTCAAGAAGCTAATAATTTTTCTATGACTCCTTATAGTTCCAAAGATTTTTCTTGTGATGGTAAGGAAGTTGAAAAATATTGCGGTGTAGTTAAGTATGAACCTACTGTGTCCTATTCTTCTGCTAAAACCAAAGTTTATTATAACTTAAATATTTGGGAAAATAATTATTGGGCTAACCCCAATGAGTATCCTGGTTTGGTTGCAGGACAATGGACAAAAGTTAGTGAATGTACTTCAGGTCCAGATAAAATATTGTCATTAAATTTATTAGAAGAAACTAAACAGTTAGATGTTTTTTATGCTAATAGGACTGTTTATTATGAGTCTCAAAATGTTTCAATAGATTCAATTTTTATTTTTAATGCAAATGGACAATTAATGTATAATAAAACAAATTCAAAGAACAATTTTTCGGGATCGATAGACGTAGTTAATTATTCTAAAGGAGTTTATTTTGTTCATTTTATATCAGAAAAAGGTACGTTAATTAAAAAAAATATTTTTTAAGTTAATTTAGTTGTTTACT harbors:
- a CDS encoding T9SS type A sorting domain-containing protein, coding for MSSFRFFIYLIIFLNFSVYSQSIKSPIVLAYFPSWSESFAGAGQNSKLREIPSYVNVVFLSFAKPDLQYSKGSLDISKTGIEVPYDGCALKESIYALKQKGTKVILSIGGETFWTDSAIYSKINYSQIKDLVDDFGFAGIDWDFEPNGSFQEIGSKDNVQHFIDFFTKSRALMPRSEGYILACAPAGAGAMGGQNNDDASSPYAYAKRNALTGESDTNLYSATAPTNGISLFGFSSTGHMIPVFKAVGNLIDIVAFQGYNIGASVNRKIMYDSYAYYAEKYGFSVAAGIHYPNEPWGPYYEYNHQNVADLSSHIKNYSSRIGDNDGIMIWQLLLKGANSSSYSYLNIASNILNGQTKDLAIQEANNFSMTPYSSKDFSCDGKEVEKYCGVVKYEPTVSYSSAKTKVYYNLNIWENNYWANPNEYPGLVAGQWTKVSECTSGPDKILSLNLLEETKQLDVFYANRTVYYESQNVSIDSIFIFNANGQLMYNKTNSKNNFSGSIDVVNYSKGVYFVHFISEKGTLIKKNIF